Proteins co-encoded in one Terriglobales bacterium genomic window:
- a CDS encoding glucan 1,4-alpha-glucosidase, with protein sequence MHMNIGQERIAPGWPGIPPRWTSSSKTGVGTSLVAQSRVWFTLSHGILNEIYFPRVDQACTRDQGFLVTDGKQYFSEEKRDCTFESIPWEPGIPLHCLTNTSVDGRYQIKKEVLTDPYRNVVLQKVRFLPLQGALSDYHLYSLLAPHLANYGYGNTAWCGQYKGSPMLFAQRDGVSLAVACSVPWRKMSVGFVGVSDGWQDLSQHYEMQWEYTRAENGNVALTGEIDLAACNGEFFVAIGFGSTPYEAGQLTASSLFENYDLVREHYVTPWKNWHTTLFPADRESRKHDLYRASAAILRSHESKDFLGGTIASLSIPWGFNKGDDDLGGYHLVWPRDLVEVAGGFLAAGAVNDALRVLRYLEATQEAEGNWAQNLWLNGEPYWNGIQMDETALPILLVDLIRRKAPDKMERMDRWWPMVGKAAGYLVRTGPVTQQDRWEEDAGYSPFTLATEIAALLAAADIAELAGKAATAQYLRDTADIWNDNVERWCYAEDSDLARNLGVDGYYVRIAPPEAGTAAGPIAGLVLIKNRIAAQTIKSAAHVISPDSLALVRFGLRAPDDPRILNTVKVIDALLRVDLPQGSCWYRYNGDGYGEHEDGSPFDGTGIGRLWPLLTGERGHYELAAGKPEAAESLLAAMERFTNGNHLIPEQIWDSADIPKRELFLGRPSGSACPLVWAHAEYIKLRRSLLEGEVFDQPPQTVERYQVQKMAAIHCEWRYNNKTSSMMRGKVLRISLLKPALVHWSTDRWATAQDTNTLDFGLGTYVVDLPTKDLPADTRVCFTFYWHQADEWEGADFEVVIKPEEEVPDALPAASLATARTGSRND encoded by the coding sequence ATGCACATGAACATTGGGCAGGAACGGATTGCGCCAGGTTGGCCCGGCATTCCGCCGCGCTGGACCTCAAGCTCCAAGACCGGAGTGGGCACCTCCTTGGTAGCGCAAAGCCGCGTTTGGTTCACCCTGAGTCACGGCATCCTGAATGAAATTTACTTCCCACGAGTGGATCAAGCCTGCACACGCGATCAGGGATTTCTTGTTACTGATGGAAAGCAGTACTTTTCTGAAGAAAAGAGAGATTGCACCTTCGAAAGTATTCCTTGGGAACCCGGAATTCCACTGCACTGCCTGACCAATACATCGGTTGACGGACGCTATCAAATAAAGAAGGAAGTCCTCACTGATCCTTATCGCAATGTGGTCCTGCAGAAAGTTCGTTTTCTGCCGTTGCAAGGTGCTCTTTCGGATTACCATCTCTACTCTCTTCTAGCTCCACACTTGGCCAACTACGGCTACGGCAATACTGCCTGGTGCGGACAATACAAGGGTTCACCCATGCTTTTCGCCCAACGAGACGGCGTGAGCCTGGCGGTAGCATGCTCTGTTCCCTGGCGAAAAATGTCGGTTGGATTTGTGGGTGTCTCTGACGGCTGGCAAGACCTCTCGCAGCACTACGAAATGCAATGGGAATACACTCGGGCGGAGAACGGAAACGTTGCCCTGACGGGAGAGATCGACCTTGCCGCCTGCAACGGGGAATTTTTCGTAGCCATTGGATTCGGCTCAACCCCTTACGAGGCTGGCCAGTTGACCGCCTCCAGCCTGTTCGAAAACTACGATCTGGTTCGTGAACACTATGTGACCCCTTGGAAAAACTGGCACACCACGCTCTTCCCCGCCGATCGTGAGAGTCGTAAACACGATTTGTATAGGGCCAGCGCGGCGATTCTACGGTCCCATGAATCAAAGGATTTTCTGGGAGGGACCATTGCCAGCCTTTCTATCCCGTGGGGATTCAACAAGGGGGACGACGACCTTGGCGGCTACCACTTGGTCTGGCCAAGGGACTTAGTCGAGGTCGCGGGCGGTTTTCTCGCTGCCGGAGCCGTTAACGATGCGCTTCGCGTGCTGCGGTATCTGGAGGCCACACAGGAAGCGGAGGGTAACTGGGCGCAGAACCTATGGCTGAATGGCGAACCATACTGGAATGGCATCCAGATGGACGAAACTGCGCTCCCCATCCTGCTCGTCGATCTTATCCGCCGTAAAGCTCCCGACAAGATGGAACGCATGGATCGCTGGTGGCCCATGGTCGGTAAAGCAGCAGGCTACTTGGTGCGCACCGGTCCGGTAACCCAACAGGACCGATGGGAGGAAGATGCGGGATACTCTCCGTTCACGTTAGCCACCGAGATCGCGGCATTGCTCGCCGCGGCAGACATCGCCGAGTTGGCAGGAAAGGCAGCTACCGCCCAGTATCTCCGCGACACTGCGGACATCTGGAACGATAACGTAGAGCGCTGGTGTTACGCCGAGGACAGCGATTTGGCTCGTAACCTCGGCGTAGATGGCTATTACGTGCGGATCGCTCCCCCGGAGGCAGGAACTGCGGCTGGGCCCATCGCCGGTCTGGTTCTGATCAAGAATCGTATTGCGGCGCAGACTATCAAGTCGGCTGCGCACGTTATTAGTCCGGATTCCCTGGCACTCGTGCGCTTTGGCCTGCGCGCACCGGATGATCCGCGCATTCTAAATACTGTAAAGGTCATTGATGCCTTGCTGCGGGTGGATTTACCCCAGGGATCTTGTTGGTATCGGTACAACGGCGACGGCTATGGCGAACACGAAGACGGCTCCCCTTTCGACGGAACCGGCATCGGCCGGCTTTGGCCGCTGCTTACAGGGGAGCGGGGCCATTACGAGTTAGCTGCGGGGAAACCGGAAGCAGCCGAGTCTCTCCTCGCTGCGATGGAACGTTTCACAAATGGCAATCATTTGATCCCGGAACAAATCTGGGACTCAGCGGACATCCCCAAGCGAGAGCTATTTCTCGGCAGGCCTTCTGGATCTGCTTGTCCGTTAGTTTGGGCCCATGCCGAGTACATCAAGCTTCGGCGTTCCCTTCTGGAAGGCGAGGTCTTCGATCAGCCGCCTCAAACCGTAGAGCGTTATCAAGTCCAAAAGATGGCCGCAATCCATTGTGAGTGGCGTTACAACAATAAAACTTCCTCCATGATGCGGGGAAAGGTTCTACGCATTTCGTTGCTCAAGCCCGCGTTGGTGCACTGGAGCACTGACCGCTGGGCAACGGCTCAGGATACGAATACCCTCGATTTCGGCCTGGGTACCTACGTCGTGGACCTACCCACAAAGGACCTTCCTGCCGACACGCGGGTTTGCTTCACCTTTTATTGGCACCAGGCAGATGAGTGGGAAGGCGCGGATTTCGAGGTAGTGATAAAGCCGGAAGAAGAAGTGCCCGACGCTTTACCGGCGGCCTCCCTTGCGACTGCCCGCACCGGATCACGTAATGACTAA
- a CDS encoding DUF5677 domain-containing protein, producing the protein MSNTDSTPTISLYGFSDAATAFDQRHPQWTAVMSRLGEVIDLAFTRTQVMDTSIDKFVYFYGSLVAEDFMELFLMAANGYGYGAMKLLRSMYEHTITLKYLHDHPDELQTFFDFDRVQQYKLMKPIFDTFGDGSLPPDIVADTERRYAEVKARFMVKSCKSKTCEEKRVGHTWNKLDFVSMAKKTGAIGSLIVPGYFYPLRHAHSTSRAMTERLEKGEGHLGFSRESQPKEADEALMSAHNCLLVALEVQEERFKIDGLQAAIQKALRDWALIWSPESLA; encoded by the coding sequence ATGAGCAACACCGACTCCACTCCTACGATATCGCTTTACGGGTTCTCTGACGCAGCAACGGCGTTTGACCAACGGCACCCACAATGGACAGCGGTGATGTCCCGTCTCGGAGAGGTCATAGATTTGGCATTCACCCGCACACAGGTGATGGATACTTCGATAGACAAGTTTGTGTACTTCTACGGCTCACTTGTGGCGGAAGACTTCATGGAACTCTTCCTCATGGCAGCGAACGGATACGGTTACGGAGCCATGAAGCTACTGCGCTCGATGTACGAGCACACCATTACGCTCAAGTACCTTCACGACCACCCTGACGAACTTCAGACATTCTTTGATTTCGACCGTGTCCAACAGTACAAGCTGATGAAGCCAATCTTCGACACATTCGGCGATGGTTCGCTGCCACCGGACATTGTGGCGGATACAGAACGCAGGTACGCGGAGGTTAAGGCCAGATTCATGGTGAAATCGTGCAAGTCCAAGACTTGCGAGGAGAAACGAGTTGGGCACACGTGGAATAAGTTGGACTTCGTTTCAATGGCGAAGAAGACGGGAGCTATCGGTTCACTGATAGTGCCCGGCTACTTCTACCCGCTGCGACACGCTCACAGCACATCTCGTGCGATGACCGAGCGACTAGAAAAGGGAGAGGGGCATTTGGGCTTTAGCCGGGAGTCGCAGCCCAAAGAAGCTGACGAAGCACTGATGTCGGCACACAATTGCCTACTCGTGGCTCTGGAGGTTCAGGAAGAGCGGTTCAAGATTGACGGTCTGCAAGCGGCCATTCAGAAGGCACTCCGTGATTGGGCGTTGATTTGGTCTCCAGAATCGCTTGCCTAG
- a CDS encoding sulfatase-like hydrolase/transferase → MPSQSTHPKVCFLMPVAARLCYAALLLMTSIYCLLAYLPDTYYAFIQAPFQRWLPWFIRLHPYLYSVLVLVLCLSLLKERREKQSRRLAIEFVCFNAGATLYLLISRPFSHIGNNSQSYIWSLVLLVPVILIAGIDYVAYWRNPIASENWSGHLGFVPLLITAAAIGVLYPAMSFLRFLQMGTPFQFSQVDLMAWLAAICGHLILCAFAVSLVNLGESIGARTRNAARFRCFSYHLLAWFALQRIFQNVILATIPFNSIEAKIYSGMMALTLVMFFGALLLRRQKVSIAAGATSSAAWTLRTKVALALALLAAAYIVPAIIGVVDWNFLLEKLWSLVLWSCALGFLFVYFRVRRAGGYPIWLLVLIAVLSPLTYYLLFTQPTGTAASSPPVKAMTDAMLRHSYYNASFQVVNEIWTSPQQKPCDELCQFLLTQTNVPPSATVIPPEVNLVDQLSPARGPLPNVFILVVDSLRPDYLSAYNPAVHFTPEIGKFAAESTVMRKAFTRYAGTTLAEPSIWAGAMLLHKHYIQPFHPVNSLEKLLDTDGYQRFISVDTVLRLLLRPTPDLVHLDENVINWTDEDLCSTAADAESKISRLHVPGRPIFMYAQPQNIHGITLGHLPPERQPKKTYPGFNAVVASELERLDGCFGGFIRHLKSSGLYDNSIVILTADHGDAYGEFGRKGHGFEMNPSGMRIPLIVHLPLSMRSKYYCNPDNVAFNMDIPATLYYLLGHRPIVNDERFGRPLFTGSQPEASSYLRNNYLLVSSYGPLYGLLGNDGRTLFVSNALEGTNQYFDLVKDPGAVVNRLDDQTLAKEQQLTRSYVQQIADLYHFKPRRHTLAEWLLH, encoded by the coding sequence ATGCCTTCACAGAGCACTCATCCCAAAGTGTGTTTCTTGATGCCGGTGGCGGCGCGGCTCTGCTACGCCGCGCTGCTGCTAATGACATCAATTTACTGTTTGTTGGCCTATTTGCCGGATACCTATTACGCCTTCATTCAAGCGCCCTTCCAGCGCTGGCTGCCCTGGTTTATTCGGCTGCACCCATATCTTTACAGCGTTCTCGTCCTCGTGCTCTGTCTTTCCCTCTTGAAGGAGCGGCGCGAAAAACAATCACGCCGATTGGCGATCGAGTTTGTCTGTTTTAACGCCGGAGCGACGCTCTACCTTCTTATCTCCCGGCCTTTTTCTCATATCGGAAACAACTCCCAAAGCTACATCTGGAGCTTGGTGTTGCTGGTTCCAGTGATCCTGATCGCGGGGATTGATTATGTCGCTTATTGGCGGAATCCAATAGCCAGTGAGAACTGGTCGGGGCATTTGGGATTTGTCCCGCTATTGATCACTGCGGCAGCTATCGGCGTTCTGTATCCGGCGATGTCCTTTTTACGGTTTCTACAGATGGGGACGCCCTTCCAGTTCAGCCAGGTGGATCTCATGGCCTGGTTGGCAGCAATTTGCGGTCATTTGATTCTGTGCGCCTTCGCAGTGAGCCTAGTCAACCTCGGCGAATCTATCGGAGCTCGTACCAGGAACGCAGCACGGTTCCGTTGCTTCTCCTATCACCTGCTGGCTTGGTTCGCGCTGCAGAGAATTTTCCAGAATGTAATTCTGGCGACAATACCCTTCAATTCCATCGAAGCAAAAATCTATTCTGGGATGATGGCGTTGACCCTCGTGATGTTCTTTGGTGCTCTCCTGCTGAGGCGGCAAAAAGTAAGCATTGCAGCAGGAGCCACATCCTCAGCGGCTTGGACCTTGCGAACGAAGGTCGCTCTTGCCCTGGCACTTTTGGCAGCCGCTTACATAGTCCCCGCAATAATCGGGGTTGTTGACTGGAATTTTCTGCTGGAAAAATTGTGGTCACTCGTCCTCTGGTCGTGCGCCTTGGGATTTTTATTCGTGTACTTCAGGGTGCGCAGAGCGGGGGGCTATCCCATCTGGCTGCTGGTCTTAATCGCGGTACTGAGCCCACTGACCTATTACTTGCTTTTTACACAGCCGACGGGGACCGCTGCTTCATCACCGCCGGTCAAGGCGATGACCGATGCCATGCTGCGGCACTCGTACTATAACGCGTCTTTCCAAGTGGTCAACGAGATCTGGACGTCACCCCAGCAAAAGCCATGCGACGAGCTCTGCCAATTTCTTCTTACCCAAACCAATGTGCCGCCCAGCGCTACCGTCATTCCACCTGAGGTCAATCTGGTGGATCAGTTGTCGCCGGCGCGCGGGCCATTACCCAACGTCTTTATCCTTGTCGTAGATAGTCTGCGGCCCGACTACCTCTCCGCCTATAACCCCGCTGTGCACTTCACTCCCGAAATCGGCAAATTCGCAGCCGAAAGCACCGTAATGCGGAAGGCGTTTACACGTTACGCGGGCACAACTCTCGCCGAGCCCTCGATCTGGGCGGGCGCCATGCTTCTGCATAAGCACTATATCCAGCCGTTTCACCCGGTAAACAGCCTGGAGAAATTGCTCGATACGGATGGCTACCAACGGTTCATCAGCGTGGACACTGTGTTGCGACTGTTGCTTCGCCCCACTCCTGACTTAGTTCACCTCGATGAAAACGTGATCAACTGGACTGACGAAGATCTTTGTTCCACGGCAGCCGACGCGGAATCCAAAATCTCACGGCTGCACGTTCCGGGCCGGCCGATTTTCATGTATGCGCAGCCGCAGAACATTCACGGAATAACGCTGGGACATCTCCCGCCAGAGCGACAACCCAAAAAAACTTATCCCGGTTTCAATGCGGTCGTCGCTTCAGAACTGGAGCGGCTCGATGGTTGCTTCGGAGGATTTATACGCCATCTGAAATCCTCTGGGCTGTATGACAACAGCATCGTCATTCTTACGGCCGACCACGGCGATGCTTACGGAGAGTTCGGACGCAAAGGCCACGGTTTTGAGATGAATCCATCCGGGATGCGCATTCCATTAATTGTTCATCTGCCGTTGTCCATGCGCAGTAAGTATTACTGCAATCCCGACAATGTCGCCTTCAACATGGATATCCCGGCAACTCTTTATTATTTGCTGGGACACCGTCCCATTGTGAACGATGAGAGGTTTGGCAGGCCTTTATTCACCGGGTCTCAACCAGAGGCGTCTTCGTACCTTCGCAACAACTATCTGCTGGTCTCAAGCTATGGCCCTCTCTATGGACTTTTGGGCAACGACGGCCGCACGCTCTTTGTCTCGAACGCCCTGGAAGGCACAAATCAATATTTCGATCTGGTTAAAGATCCGGGGGCGGTGGTCAATCGTCTGGATGACCAGACCCTGGCCAAAGAGCAGCAACTCACGCGCAGCTACGTCCAGCAAATCGCGGATTTATACCACTTCAAGCCTCGGCGGCACACCCTGGCGGAGTGGCTGCTGCATTAG